In one Grus americana isolate bGruAme1 chromosome 1, bGruAme1.mat, whole genome shotgun sequence genomic region, the following are encoded:
- the MAB21L1 gene encoding putative nucleotidyltransferase MAB21L1, whose translation MIAAQAKLVYHLNKYYNEKCQARKAAIAKTIREVCKVVSDVLKEVEVQEPRFISSLNEMDNRYEGLEVISPTEFEVVLYLNQMGVFNFVDDGSLPGCAVLKLSDGRKRSMSLWVEFITASGYLSARKIRSRFQTLVAQAVDKCSYRDVVKMVADTSEVKLRIRDRYVVQITPAFKCTGIWPRSAAHWPLPHIPWPGPNRVAEVKAEGFNLLSKECHSLAGKQSSAESDAWVLQFAEAENRLQMGGCRKKCLSILKTLRDRHLELPGQPLNNYHMKTLVSYECEKHPRESDWDESCLGDRLNGILLQLISCLQCRRCPHYFLPNLDLFQGKPHSALENAAKQTWRLAREILTNPKSLEKL comes from the coding sequence ATGATCGCGGCCCAGGCCAAGCTGGTGTATCATCTGAATAAATACTACAACGAGAAATGCCAAGCCAGGAAAGCTGCCATCGCCAAAACGATCCGAGAAGTCTGCAAAGTGGTGTCGGACGTGCTGAAAGAGGTGGAGGTGCAGGAGCCTCGCTTCATCAGTTCCTTGAACGAGATGGACAATCGCTACGAGGGGTTGGAAGTCATCTCCCCCACGGAGTTTGAAGTCGTGCTGTATCTGAACCAAATGGGGGTTTTCAACTTCGTGGACGACGGCTCCTTGCCGGGCTGCGCTGTGTTAAAGTTAAGCGACGGGCGCAAGAGGAGTATGTCCCTCTGGGTGGAGTTCATCACGGCGTCTGGCTACCTCTCCGCTCGCAAAATCCGGTCCAGATTTCAGACTCTGGTGGCTCAAGCCGTGGATAAGTGCAGTTACAGAGACGTGGTAAAGATGGTGGCGGACACCAGCGAAGTGAAGCTGAGAATCAGGGATAGGTACGTCGTGCAGATCACTCCGGCGTTCAAATGCACGGGGATCTGGCCGCGGAGTGCTGCCCACTGGCCGCTTCCCCACATCCCCTGGCCGGGACCCAACAGGGTGGCGGAGGTCAAGGCGGAAGGCTTCAACCTCTTATCCAAGGAATGCCACTCTCTGGCGGGCAAGCAGAGCTCGGCCGAGAGCGATGCCTGGGTGCTGCAGTTCGCGGAAGCCGAGAACAGACTGCAGATGGGCGGCTGCAGGAAGAAATGCCTCTCTATCCTCAAAACCTTACGGGACCGTCACCTGGAGCTGCCGGGCCAGCCCCTGAATAATTATCACATGAAGACTCTGGTTTCCTACGAATGCGAAAAGCATCCCCGCGAATCGGACTGGGACGAGTCGTGCCTGGGGGACCGGCTCAACGGGATTTTACTGCAGCTCATCTCCTGCCTCCAGTGCAGGAGGTGCCCGCATTACTTCTTGCCCAACTTAGACCTCTTTCAGGGCAAACCTCACTCGGCCCTGGAAAACGCGGCCAAACAAACGTGGCGACTGGCTAGGGAAATACTTACCAACCCGAAAAGTTTGGAGAAACTTTAG